The following coding sequences are from one Malaciobacter pacificus window:
- a CDS encoding HlyD family type I secretion periplasmic adaptor subunit has product MDKKYDNLDDILSLENNEHLTIVEPTIKSNLNNEEKSQQEKLNKSIETSFEEPKLEKKEKTGFINWVKRLYGLEEDEKEDLNFIYSSYATSNEEPGRVSNTIFLIIIFVFISLLAWAAIAEIDELARGDGKVVPTDKIQTVQSLDGGIISEIFVKEGDTVKRDNPLMKIDTTRFQASLEESKQEYLALLAVKARLEVEANINIDDPLPKLEFDKKVLDDSSRYDITEKTLFENRFRELQSSIRVLTSQRNQKRQELREIQSTISKLSDSLGYIEEQRKTIKKLVARGVKSKYDLLDIEKEYTQTKGDLDTARLSISRSRYAINESESRINEKINTFRSEASNELQKTVSQINRFEAKLVGDQDKVAKTTIVSPVDGIIKQLNFNTIGGVVQSGVDLIEIVPLSDALVVEAKIDPRDIAFINPSQKAIIKITAYDFSIYGGLEGKIIDISADSIIDKESKEGRSYYRVLVKTNKNYLEKDGRKLPIIPGMVASVDIVTGKKTILDFILKPILKVKQDSLHER; this is encoded by the coding sequence ATGGACAAAAAATATGATAATTTAGATGATATTCTTAGTTTAGAAAATAATGAACATCTTACAATAGTAGAACCAACAATAAAAAGTAATTTAAACAATGAAGAAAAATCACAACAAGAGAAATTAAATAAATCAATAGAAACAAGTTTTGAAGAACCCAAATTAGAAAAAAAAGAAAAAACAGGTTTTATTAATTGGGTTAAAAGACTTTATGGCTTAGAAGAGGATGAAAAAGAAGATTTAAATTTTATTTACTCAAGCTATGCAACTTCAAATGAGGAGCCAGGAAGAGTATCTAATACTATTTTTCTTATTATTATTTTTGTTTTTATCTCTTTACTAGCATGGGCTGCAATTGCCGAAATTGATGAGTTAGCTAGGGGTGATGGTAAAGTAGTTCCTACTGATAAAATTCAAACTGTACAATCTTTAGATGGAGGTATAATTTCAGAGATTTTTGTAAAAGAAGGAGATACTGTAAAAAGAGATAATCCTTTAATGAAAATTGACACTACAAGATTTCAAGCAAGTTTGGAAGAGAGTAAACAAGAATACTTAGCTCTTTTAGCAGTAAAAGCAAGATTAGAAGTTGAAGCAAATATCAATATAGATGATCCTTTACCTAAACTTGAGTTTGATAAAAAAGTTTTAGATGACAGCTCAAGATATGATATTACTGAAAAAACACTTTTTGAAAACAGGTTTAGAGAGCTTCAATCTTCAATAAGAGTTTTAACAAGTCAAAGAAATCAAAAAAGACAAGAATTAAGAGAAATTCAAAGTACAATTTCAAAATTAAGTGATAGTTTAGGATATATAGAAGAGCAAAGAAAAACTATAAAAAAACTTGTTGCTAGAGGTGTTAAGTCAAAATATGATTTATTGGATATTGAAAAAGAGTATACTCAAACCAAAGGTGATTTAGATACTGCTAGATTATCTATATCAAGATCAAGATATGCAATTAATGAATCTGAAAGTAGGATTAATGAAAAGATAAATACATTTAGATCTGAAGCTTCAAATGAACTACAAAAAACAGTTAGTCAAATTAATAGATTTGAAGCTAAATTAGTAGGTGATCAAGATAAAGTTGCAAAAACAACTATAGTTTCACCAGTTGATGGTATTATTAAGCAATTGAACTTTAATACAATTGGTGGAGTTGTTCAATCAGGTGTTGATTTAATTGAAATAGTTCCATTAAGTGATGCTTTAGTTGTAGAAGCAAAAATTGATCCTCGAGATATTGCTTTTATTAATCCAAGTCAAAAAGCAATTATAAAAATTACAGCTTATGATTTCTCTATTTATGGGGGACTTGAGGGTAAGATTATTGATATTTCTGCAGATAGTATTATAGATAAAGAGTCTAAAGAAGGAAGAAGTTATTATAGAGTTTTAGTAAAAACAAATAAAAACTATTTAGAAAAAGATGGTAGAAAGCTTCCTATTATTCCTGGAATGGTGGCATCAGTTGATATTGTAACAGGAAAGAAAACAATTTTAGATTTTATTTTAAAACCTATACTTAAAGTAAAACAAGACTCACTTCATGAGAGATAA
- a CDS encoding type I secretion system permease/ATPase, with protein sequence MEKSHSNTIENETLTNLKDRRKVDDLLGCLLFLSKYHNRETSAESLTFGLPIHKSSMNISMFHQAASRIGLKTKTVKRTNIKDITKLALPSVLILNKNRACVLLDYDLETGIASVILPGLIAGETQMPIEKLESEYTGEVIIIKPEYNFNNRIEKEVKVENPKEWFWGTLFRNKGIYKQVIIVSLFINLFILATPLFTMNVYDRVLPNNAIETLWALFIGIALVMFFDLLLKVIRAHFLGIASKRADTIISNKIFNHLLNIKLDAKPASTGQFVSRLQSFENVREFFTSATIAALVDFPFVIIFILVIYYIAGPLALITIATVLISIILSWYLQRPLKTIIEKSVKEEQIKQTTLIEAVAGLEIIKSVKAQNRMKTHWDQSVNKTVHYADKGHFLSQSITYTTAFISQFSNIAIVVGGVYLAQDGDITMGAIIAAMILNGRVIAPISQIVGMIIRFDRTMLSLNNLDEIMKMPVEKENKTYISRPNLSGDIELKDVEFSYKDQNHQTLKNINLKIKKGEKVAILGKIGSGKSTLLKLINNLYEPTKGSVLIDNLDTRQIDPTDLRHAIGSVPQEPFLFMGTIKDNLTIGEQYVSDEEILRVSKIAGLDEFLGKHEAGYDLLVGERGEGLSGGERQSVTLARALISDPNIIMLDEPTNSMDRQTEKAFINRLQNIVADKTLIVVTHKTSLLQLVDRIIIVENGKIVVDGPKEEVFTAKVG encoded by the coding sequence TTGGAAAAGAGTCATTCAAATACAATTGAAAATGAAACACTAACAAACCTTAAAGACAGAAGAAAAGTAGATGACCTTTTAGGTTGTCTACTTTTTTTATCTAAGTACCACAATAGAGAAACTTCAGCAGAATCCTTAACTTTTGGATTACCTATTCATAAATCTTCTATGAATATTTCAATGTTTCATCAAGCTGCTTCAAGAATAGGTTTAAAAACAAAAACAGTTAAACGTACAAACATAAAGGATATAACAAAACTAGCCTTACCTTCAGTATTGATTTTAAATAAGAATAGAGCTTGTGTTCTTCTTGATTATGATTTAGAAACTGGAATAGCAAGTGTTATTTTACCTGGATTAATTGCTGGCGAAACTCAGATGCCCATTGAAAAATTAGAATCAGAGTATACAGGTGAAGTTATAATTATAAAGCCTGAATATAATTTCAATAATAGAATTGAAAAAGAAGTAAAAGTAGAAAATCCTAAAGAATGGTTTTGGGGAACACTTTTTAGAAATAAAGGAATTTATAAACAAGTAATTATAGTATCTTTATTTATTAATTTATTTATTTTAGCAACACCTTTATTTACTATGAATGTTTATGATAGGGTTTTACCTAATAATGCTATTGAAACACTTTGGGCACTATTTATAGGGATTGCTTTAGTAATGTTTTTTGACTTATTATTAAAGGTTATTCGAGCTCACTTTTTAGGAATAGCTAGTAAAAGAGCTGATACTATTATTTCAAATAAGATATTTAATCATTTATTAAATATAAAACTTGATGCTAAGCCTGCTTCAACAGGTCAATTTGTTAGTAGATTACAATCTTTTGAGAATGTTAGAGAATTTTTTACTAGTGCAACAATTGCAGCTTTAGTGGATTTCCCTTTTGTTATAATATTTATATTAGTTATATATTATATTGCTGGACCTCTTGCTTTAATTACTATTGCAACTGTTCTTATATCAATTATTTTATCTTGGTATTTACAAAGACCTTTAAAAACTATTATTGAAAAATCAGTAAAAGAAGAGCAGATTAAACAAACTACTTTAATTGAAGCAGTTGCAGGGTTAGAAATTATAAAAAGTGTGAAAGCACAAAATAGAATGAAAACTCATTGGGATCAATCTGTAAATAAAACTGTACATTATGCTGATAAAGGACATTTTTTATCGCAATCAATTACTTATACAACTGCTTTTATATCTCAATTTTCTAATATAGCGATTGTTGTTGGTGGAGTTTATTTAGCGCAAGATGGAGACATTACAATGGGTGCTATAATTGCTGCTATGATTTTGAACGGTAGGGTTATTGCTCCAATTTCTCAAATAGTAGGAATGATTATTCGATTTGATAGGACAATGTTGTCTTTAAATAATTTAGATGAAATTATGAAAATGCCAGTAGAAAAAGAGAATAAAACATACATTAGTAGACCAAATCTATCAGGAGATATAGAGTTAAAAGATGTTGAGTTTTCTTACAAAGACCAAAACCATCAAACACTTAAGAATATAAATTTAAAGATTAAAAAAGGTGAGAAAGTAGCTATTTTAGGAAAGATAGGTTCTGGTAAATCAACTTTATTAAAATTGATTAATAATTTATATGAACCTACAAAAGGTTCTGTTTTAATTGATAATTTAGATACTAGACAAATTGATCCAACAGATTTAAGGCATGCTATTGGATCTGTTCCTCAAGAACCATTTTTATTTATGGGTACAATTAAAGATAATTTAACTATTGGAGAACAATATGTTTCAGATGAAGAGATTTTAAGAGTTTCTAAAATTGCAGGACTTGATGAATTTTTAGGTAAGCATGAAGCAGGATATGATTTACTAGTAGGTGAAAGAGGTGAAGGATTAAGTGGAGGTGAGAGACAATCTGTTACTTTAGCAAGAGCTTTGATTTCAGATCCAAATATAATTATGCTTGATGAACCAACAAATTCAATGGATAGACAAACAGAGAAAGCATTTATTAATAGATTGCAAAATATAGTTGCTGATAAAACATTAATTGTAGTGACACATAAAACATCATTACTTCAATTAGTTGATAGAATTATTATTGTAGAAAATGGTAAAATTGTTGTTGATGGACCAAAAGAAGAAGTTTTCACCGCAAAAGTAGGTTAA
- a CDS encoding TolC family protein has translation MLVKRILKYACVSLLLSSSLHALSLKDSVEKVMATNPEIIAEKNNQQAFRKYIDEREANYLPRIDIDGRIEQSSIERDYDDNRNGTLTDGSVQEDGYNFGIALNQMLYDGDLTPSQVREAKHNDLANKYRTTLNIENVVSDTVSAYTGLIQYKEMLQLTRDMIETNQDNLLIAREKEAISGEVLETYQVESKLSFVKEKYLEEKDLQSSRISTFKRYVGVEPDGKECRPFIDESKIPSSLQEAVELAVLRNSEILEQIERVKAQREKIAQADAKFLPNLSLELKALTDNDLSLDENGKEDQAFGRINLAWNLYNGGGDHAVSQQEELFLAEQKERLDAITNKIVESVKVNYQRYNKNKDRINVLKDYVVANENIVQVYKSEFEAGTRTFVDILDAQTVLYEAKKSLLNREYELYSNYYEILNSFSMLSDTILTSETQSCSNEINTTTTVASNITNEEVVESKPVKTAAVSDELSALLGDETVEEKVEDTVESQVVETQDIQASESFVDSSSVVSYTSFLDAPEKSYTLNITTTKGLSAANQFVINNGLDDNNSFRYEFGPGMKSAKVIYGIFSSVKEAKEAMKSLPASVLAHKPYIDNVSKHKKLYAKYH, from the coding sequence ATGTTAGTTAAAAGAATACTTAAATATGCCTGTGTTTCTTTACTTCTTAGTTCATCTTTACATGCATTGAGCCTAAAAGATAGTGTTGAAAAAGTTATGGCTACAAATCCTGAAATAATTGCTGAAAAAAATAATCAGCAAGCGTTTAGGAAATATATTGATGAACGGGAAGCAAACTACCTTCCTAGAATTGATATTGATGGAAGAATAGAACAAAGTAGTATTGAAAGAGATTATGATGATAATAGAAATGGAACATTAACTGATGGTTCTGTTCAAGAAGATGGATATAATTTTGGAATTGCTTTAAATCAAATGCTTTATGATGGAGACTTAACACCAAGTCAAGTTAGAGAAGCAAAACATAATGATTTAGCTAATAAATACAGAACAACACTAAATATCGAGAATGTAGTATCTGATACAGTTAGTGCTTACACAGGACTTATCCAATATAAAGAAATGCTACAACTAACAAGAGACATGATTGAAACTAACCAAGATAATCTTCTAATAGCAAGAGAAAAAGAGGCTATTAGTGGAGAGGTTTTAGAAACTTATCAAGTTGAATCAAAATTAAGTTTTGTAAAAGAGAAATACTTAGAAGAAAAAGATTTACAAAGCTCTAGAATTAGTACTTTTAAAAGATATGTTGGTGTAGAACCAGATGGAAAAGAGTGTAGACCTTTTATAGATGAAAGTAAAATTCCTTCTTCTTTACAAGAAGCAGTAGAGTTAGCAGTTCTTAGAAATAGTGAAATTTTAGAACAAATTGAAAGAGTGAAAGCACAAAGAGAAAAAATAGCTCAAGCAGATGCTAAATTTTTACCAAACCTTAGTTTAGAATTAAAAGCTTTAACTGATAATGATTTATCATTAGATGAAAATGGTAAGGAAGATCAAGCTTTTGGTAGAATTAACTTAGCATGGAATTTATATAATGGTGGTGGAGACCATGCAGTTTCACAGCAAGAAGAATTATTCTTAGCTGAACAAAAAGAAAGACTAGATGCTATTACAAATAAAATTGTTGAATCGGTAAAAGTTAATTACCAAAGATATAACAAGAACAAAGATAGAATTAATGTTTTAAAAGATTATGTTGTAGCAAATGAAAATATTGTACAAGTTTATAAGAGTGAATTCGAAGCTGGAACTAGAACATTTGTAGATATTTTAGATGCTCAAACAGTTTTATATGAAGCGAAAAAAAGTTTATTAAATAGAGAATACGAACTATACTCTAATTACTATGAGATTTTAAATAGTTTCTCTATGTTAAGTGATACAATTTTAACATCAGAAACTCAATCTTGTTCAAATGAGATTAATACAACAACTACTGTTGCAAGTAATATAACTAATGAAGAAGTGGTAGAATCAAAACCTGTAAAAACAGCTGCTGTATCAGATGAGTTAAGTGCATTACTAGGGGATGAAACAGTTGAAGAAAAAGTAGAAGATACAGTTGAATCTCAAGTTGTTGAAACACAAGATATTCAAGCTTCTGAAAGCTTTGTAGATTCATCAAGTGTAGTTTCTTACACATCATTTTTAGATGCACCAGAAAAGAGTTATACATTAAATATTACAACTACTAAAGGTTTATCAGCAGCTAATCAATTTGTAATAAATAATGGATTAGATGATAATAACTCATTTAGATATGAATTTGGACCTGGAATGAAAAGTGCAAAGGTTATTTATGGTATATTCTCTTCTGTTAAAGAAGCAAAAGAAGCTATGAAGTCTTTACCAGCTTCAGTATTAGCTCATAAACCATATATTGATAATGTTAGTAAACATAAAAAATTATATGCAAAATATCACTAG
- a CDS encoding response regulator transcription factor, with amino-acid sequence MNENTKLSNILKNLSILYVEDEENIRVNVKKVLELFCNVIYDVDNVEEAKQILEKEKIDIIISDINLPTLSGIDFIKELRKIDKTIPVILLSAYTDKKYLLEATKLKLVDYLTKPIDFNTLKNSLLKCVQDIIDNSRYMIDFNNGIEYNVSKKILSSKETKEIITLTSKELMLLDFLIKNSYRVVSHEELKLNLWDDEFEATDSALKNLMNKLRKKIGKETIINISGVGFRLEY; translated from the coding sequence ATGAATGAAAATACTAAATTAAGCAATATTTTAAAAAATTTATCAATACTATATGTGGAAGATGAAGAAAATATTAGAGTAAATGTAAAAAAAGTTTTGGAATTATTTTGTAATGTCATTTATGATGTGGATAATGTAGAAGAAGCTAAGCAAATACTAGAAAAAGAAAAAATAGATATAATTATCTCTGATATTAATCTTCCTACTTTAAGTGGTATAGATTTCATTAAAGAGTTAAGAAAAATAGATAAAACAATACCTGTTATATTACTAAGTGCGTATACTGATAAAAAATATTTATTAGAAGCAACAAAATTAAAACTAGTAGATTATTTAACAAAACCAATTGATTTTAACACTTTAAAAAATTCTTTATTAAAATGTGTTCAAGATATAATTGACAATTCAAGATATATGATAGATTTCAATAATGGTATTGAGTATAATGTTTCAAAAAAAATATTATCAAGTAAAGAAACAAAAGAGATCATTACTCTAACTTCAAAAGAACTAATGCTTTTAGATTTTTTAATAAAAAATAGTTATAGAGTTGTTTCACATGAAGAGTTAAAACTAAATCTTTGGGATGATGAATTTGAAGCTACAGACTCAGCACTAAAAAATCTAATGAATAAACTAAGAAAAAAAATAGGTAAAGAAACCATAATCAATATTTCAGGGGTAGGTTTTAGACTAGAATATTAA
- a CDS encoding IS3 family transposase: MKKSNSILRKRNSIKYAWIQKHTKSFNINKMCKILKVNRASYYHWVKAGCIVKKVDIQLNELVKSIFVFGRNNYGSRRIQDKLKELYGLIVSRRRISTIMKDLNLKVNIKRRYKNTTDSNHNLPIAPNILNRDFYASNPNEKYVGDITYIPTGEGWLYLATVIDLYSRKVVGWSIDDSMKVSLVNDALDMAIKHRNPPKGLIWHTDRGSQYASYSHKDLLQKYGIIQSMSRKGNCWDNAVAESFFKSLKNELIYQKYFYTKKQAKQEIFEYIEFYYNRTRSHSYLGNLSPVRFEEINLMLQNEIAA; this comes from the coding sequence ATTAAAAAAAGCAACAGCATACTTCGCAAAAGAAACTCTATAAAGTATGCCTGGATACAAAAACATACAAAGAGTTTCAATATCAATAAAATGTGTAAAATTCTAAAAGTAAATAGAGCTTCATATTATCATTGGGTAAAAGCTGGTTGTATTGTAAAAAAAGTAGATATTCAACTTAATGAACTTGTAAAATCTATATTTGTTTTTGGTAGAAATAATTATGGCAGTAGAAGAATTCAAGATAAACTAAAAGAACTCTATGGGCTTATTGTATCAAGAAGACGTATTTCTACTATTATGAAAGATTTGAATCTAAAAGTGAATATTAAAAGAAGATATAAAAATACTACAGATTCAAATCATAATCTACCAATAGCACCAAATATTTTAAATAGAGATTTTTATGCTTCAAATCCTAATGAGAAATATGTTGGTGATATTACTTATATTCCTACTGGAGAGGGATGGTTGTATCTTGCAACTGTAATTGATTTATATTCAAGAAAAGTTGTTGGATGGTCTATTGATGATAGTATGAAAGTATCACTTGTAAATGATGCTTTAGATATGGCAATTAAACATAGAAATCCACCTAAAGGACTTATTTGGCATACAGATCGAGGAAGTCAATATGCTTCTTATAGTCATAAAGATTTATTGCAAAAATATGGAATAATTCAAAGTATGAGTAGGAAAGGAAATTGTTGGGATAATGCAGTAGCAGAGAGTTTTTTTAAATCATTAAAAAATGAGTTAATTTATCAGAAATATTTCTATACTAAAAAACAAGCAAAACAAGAGATTTTTGAGTATATTGAGTTTTATTATAATAGAACAAGATCACATAGTTATCTTGGAAATTTATCACCTGTTAGATTTGAAGAAATCAATTTGATGTTACAAAATGAAATAGCTGCATAG
- a CDS encoding transposase has protein sequence MRKYSQEFKDSTVQLIINNNENVKDIAKDLDLNPKTLYAWVTAYKKEHNIPMRNIEIKSTLKESEAEELKRLRKENKILKQERDILKKATAYFAKETL, from the coding sequence ATGAGAAAATATAGTCAAGAGTTTAAAGACTCAACAGTACAATTAATTATTAACAATAATGAAAATGTAAAAGATATAGCAAAAGATTTAGATTTAAATCCAAAAACATTATATGCATGGGTTACTGCATATAAAAAAGAACATAATATTCCAATGAGGAATATTGAAATAAAAAGTACACTCAAAGAGAGTGAAGCTGAAGAGCTTAAACGCTTACGTAAAGAGAATAAGATTTTAAAGCAAGAAAGGGATATATTAAAAAAAGCAACAGCATACTTCGCAAAAGAAACTCTATAA
- a CDS encoding transposase: MEIILPKISSSLSKMWTKVLNLENSLFPSLKRELQLEELSNKEQKLIKILDFAAIEKNITVVSITNTPKHREEIARAFIAKSVYNIQTTRDLIDRLHSDRTLRILCGWRYKNDIPSESKFSRVFKELSELKIAQKTHEQFVKEYLRDTLFFYNASDATKIPLREKPVKVEKEKFKPKRRGRPKKGETREPKTPSILQQQEDMKTTKQMLSLVSTQCGVGRKQNSKGNFETWIGGKLHISVVDGDIPITAIYSGANVHDSSVALPLINETSKKVSYLYDLQDAGYDSNIIRDFSKKLNHRPLIDMEW; this comes from the coding sequence ATGGAAATTATTCTACCAAAAATATCTTCAAGTCTATCTAAAATGTGGACTAAGGTTTTAAATCTTGAAAATTCACTTTTTCCTTCTTTGAAAAGAGAGCTTCAATTAGAAGAGTTGTCAAATAAAGAGCAAAAGCTTATTAAGATATTAGACTTTGCTGCGATTGAAAAAAATATCACTGTCGTATCTATTACAAACACTCCAAAGCATAGAGAAGAGATTGCACGAGCATTTATTGCAAAGAGTGTTTACAATATCCAAACAACCAGAGACCTTATCGATAGACTTCATAGTGATAGAACGCTGAGGATCTTGTGTGGGTGGAGATATAAAAACGATATTCCAAGTGAGTCTAAATTTAGTAGAGTCTTTAAGGAGCTCAGTGAGCTTAAAATTGCACAAAAGACGCATGAGCAGTTTGTGAAGGAGTATCTAAGGGATACACTCTTTTTTTATAATGCAAGTGATGCAACAAAAATACCACTGAGAGAAAAACCTGTAAAAGTAGAAAAAGAAAAGTTTAAACCAAAAAGAAGAGGACGACCTAAAAAAGGTGAAACAAGAGAGCCTAAAACACCCAGTATCTTGCAGCAACAAGAAGATATGAAAACCACAAAGCAGATGCTATCTTTGGTATCAACGCAGTGTGGAGTTGGAAGAAAACAGAATTCCAAAGGCAACTTTGAAACATGGATAGGAGGGAAACTCCATATCAGTGTAGTAGATGGAGATATCCCTATTACTGCTATTTATTCAGGGGCAAATGTTCATGATAGCTCAGTAGCACTTCCTCTTATAAACGAGACAAGCAAAAAAGTATCATATCTTTATGACTTACAAGATGCAGGATACGACAGCAATATTATCAGAGATTTTTCCAAAAAACTAAATCATAGACCGCTTATTGATATGGAGTGGTAA
- a CDS encoding patatin-like phospholipase family protein, with the protein MKSIAGSSMGALIGGLYAVGKLEEYKQWVLNLDYYDIYKLLGISLVDGGLVDAEKVFDKIKTFIGDVNIEDLPIKYKAVATDLNTQTTIVFEKGRLIDAIRASIAIPTIFIPVYKNDKILVDGGVLNPLPINLISQDATDLKIAVNLDANIKNTYIIEIPKEQFTREEILYNEFNTLLNKAESLLPKKLPKELRSVADKYRLNWIRKKNKQKPKDIKHDISSILRMTLDSAQSVLSKYYIQNHKADIIIDISRESCSFYEFTKAYQMIEIGKLAAKEVLK; encoded by the coding sequence ATAAAGTCAATAGCTGGATCATCCATGGGAGCTTTGATAGGGGGCTTGTATGCAGTTGGAAAACTAGAAGAGTATAAACAATGGGTATTAAATCTTGACTATTACGATATATACAAATTGTTGGGGATTTCACTCGTTGATGGGGGACTTGTAGATGCTGAAAAAGTATTTGATAAAATCAAAACATTTATAGGGGATGTTAATATTGAAGATTTACCCATAAAGTACAAAGCAGTAGCAACAGATCTAAACACACAAACAACCATAGTATTTGAAAAAGGAAGATTAATAGATGCAATAAGAGCCTCTATCGCTATTCCCACTATTTTTATTCCCGTATACAAAAATGATAAAATTTTAGTAGATGGGGGAGTTTTAAACCCATTACCTATAAATCTCATCTCACAAGATGCAACAGATTTAAAAATAGCCGTTAACTTAGATGCAAATATTAAAAACACTTACATAATAGAAATTCCTAAAGAGCAGTTTACAAGGGAAGAGATTTTATATAATGAATTTAATACTTTATTAAATAAAGCAGAAAGTCTGTTGCCAAAAAAACTGCCAAAAGAGTTACGTAGTGTTGCGGATAAATATCGACTCAATTGGATACGTAAAAAAAATAAACAAAAACCAAAAGATATAAAACATGATATCTCTTCAATATTACGTATGACCTTAGATTCTGCTCAAAGTGTATTGTCAAAATATTATATACAAAATCATAAAGCTGATATTATCATTGATATATCAAGAGAAAGTTGTTCTTTTTATGAGTTTACAAAAGCATATCAAATGATAGAGATTGGTAAACTAGCAGCTAAAGAGGTTTTAAAATGA
- a CDS encoding DUF2238 domain-containing protein has translation MAVIFLIFFILLGLNPIDRSVWIVEVIPVVAVYLLLISTYKSFRFSNLSYTLMSLWLFWHTIGGHYTFANVPFDFITELFHFERNHFDRIGHIVVGFYAYPMVEFLVRKHYTNKIIASFFGLFFIMSIAASYEIIEWAYAVIEGGNTGIEFLGSQGDIWDAQKDMLADTVGAIIALGLFWFIDLKKEKNNDTH, from the coding sequence TTGGCAGTAATATTTTTAATATTTTTTATTCTTTTGGGTTTAAACCCTATTGATAGAAGTGTATGGATAGTAGAAGTTATCCCTGTAGTTGCTGTCTATTTATTATTGATAAGTACTTATAAAAGCTTTCGATTTTCTAATCTTTCGTATACTTTAATGTCACTATGGCTGTTTTGGCATACTATTGGAGGACATTATACTTTTGCAAATGTCCCTTTTGATTTTATAACGGAGCTATTTCATTTTGAAAGAAACCATTTTGACAGAATAGGTCATATTGTGGTAGGCTTTTATGCGTATCCTATGGTGGAGTTTTTAGTACGAAAACACTATACAAATAAAATTATCGCTTCTTTCTTTGGCTTGTTTTTTATTATGAGTATTGCAGCAAGTTATGAGATAATAGAATGGGCATATGCTGTAATAGAGGGCGGAAATACAGGAATAGAGTTTTTAGGTTCTCAAGGGGATATTTGGGATGCTCAAAAGGATATGTTAGCTGATACGGTTGGAGCGATAATTGCTTTAGGGTTATTTTGGTTTATAGATTTAAAAAAAGAGAAAAACAATGATACTCACTGA